One segment of Methanolinea mesophila DNA contains the following:
- a CDS encoding MFS transporter, with amino-acid sequence MEQHRSFPWGVLFIVSLAAFILVIDTTTIEVSLSALAVGLNTDLTSIHSIITLYTLVKASSMLIGAKIQDIIGRKKTFMTGAAIYGVGTFIAAISQDAGMFLFGWSILEGIGTVLMLPATVTFITGAYKGKERAFAFGVWGGIAAAASIFGLIFGGYLATFYSWRWVFVLELVILLVIFAFHRVLTETRPTTSWKRFDIGGALLSFFGLIALVFGILLVKEPEKWVLVPFLVTGGIILLFGFYLWERRQIGKETDILVDVTILPTRSFLAGNVVAIGQKFITAGFIFLFPVFYEIVAGASAYETGIALLPMSLAIVVFSILGARLASWFEPKYVLLGGIALTGAGLAAIRDVFTLTTTVYDILSGSLLFGIGLGIVLSQVTNLTLSSIRSERQTDASGIYNTTRQLGSSLGTAVIGIVLALGFVAGLFPGRSLSLPSGQPLLSLGISDAAVNQGMEWAFIAMILVVIGMFIAGLFIRKTGKIA; translated from the coding sequence ATGGAACAGCACCGCTCGTTCCCCTGGGGCGTTCTCTTTATCGTGAGCCTGGCGGCATTCATCCTGGTCATCGACACCACCACGATTGAAGTCTCCCTCAGCGCCCTGGCCGTAGGCCTGAACACCGACCTCACATCCATACATTCCATCATTACCCTCTATACCCTGGTGAAAGCCTCCTCCATGCTGATCGGGGCAAAGATACAGGACATCATCGGGAGGAAGAAGACGTTTATGACAGGGGCCGCGATTTATGGCGTTGGGACCTTCATCGCCGCAATAAGCCAGGACGCAGGCATGTTTCTTTTCGGCTGGTCGATACTCGAGGGGATTGGCACGGTGCTGATGCTCCCGGCAACGGTAACGTTCATTACCGGGGCGTATAAGGGGAAAGAACGGGCTTTTGCCTTCGGTGTCTGGGGCGGGATCGCAGCGGCAGCGAGCATCTTCGGCCTTATCTTCGGTGGTTACCTGGCCACCTTTTACTCCTGGAGGTGGGTATTTGTCCTCGAACTGGTAATCCTGCTCGTCATCTTTGCGTTTCATCGCGTGCTTACGGAAACCCGTCCGACGACATCCTGGAAAAGATTTGATATCGGGGGGGCACTCCTCTCGTTTTTCGGCCTTATCGCCCTCGTTTTTGGGATCCTGCTCGTCAAAGAGCCGGAAAAATGGGTGCTCGTCCCCTTCCTCGTCACTGGTGGGATCATCCTTCTCTTCGGGTTTTACCTCTGGGAACGGCGGCAGATCGGGAAGGAAACAGACATCCTGGTAGATGTGACCATACTTCCTACGCGTTCCTTCCTTGCGGGGAATGTCGTTGCAATCGGCCAGAAATTTATCACTGCCGGGTTCATCTTCCTCTTTCCCGTGTTTTACGAGATCGTTGCGGGTGCAAGCGCATACGAAACCGGTATTGCCCTTCTGCCCATGTCCCTTGCGATCGTCGTGTTCTCCATCCTCGGCGCCCGGCTCGCGTCGTGGTTCGAACCAAAATATGTTCTTCTCGGAGGGATTGCTCTCACCGGTGCAGGACTGGCAGCCATCAGGGATGTCTTTACCCTTACCACAACCGTCTATGACATCCTCTCCGGGAGCCTCCTGTTCGGGATCGGGCTCGGCATCGTCCTCTCCCAGGTGACCAACCTCACCCTCTCTTCTATCCGGAGCGAGCGCCAGACCGATGCATCAGGTATCTATAATACTACGAGACAGCTGGGGAGTTCTCTCGGAACTGCAGTCATCGGGATTGTCCTGGCCCTCGGTTTCGTGGCCGGGCTGTTCCCCGGTCGGTCGCTGTCACTCCCTTCCGGCCAGCCGTTGTTGTCACTTGGGATCAGCGATGCAGCGGTCAACCAGGGAATGGAATGGGCGTTCATTGCGATGATCCTGGTGGTAATCGGTATGTTTATCGCGGGCCTGTTCATCCGGAAGACCGGGAAGATCGCGTGA
- a CDS encoding 2,5-diamino-6-(ribosylamino)-4(3H)-pyrimidinone 5'-phosphate reductase: MRPHVWVNVAMSADGKLSTRERRQVKISGKEDFSRVDRLKSESDAIMVGIGTVLADDPSLTVKSPTLREMRTKRGVEENPVRVVVDSTLRCPADASVLHKGGGRRVIACTNRADPEKVTLLGEYATVIRAGGDRVDLKVLLSSLYDMGIRRLMVEGGGTLIWALFEADLVDELTCFVGNIIIGGASAPTLADGTGFTREDAFIRLDLESAVRIEEGVLLTWRVRR, translated from the coding sequence ATGCGGCCCCATGTATGGGTGAATGTTGCCATGAGCGCCGACGGGAAGCTCTCCACCCGGGAACGGCGCCAGGTGAAGATTTCGGGAAAAGAGGACTTTTCGAGGGTGGACCGGCTGAAGTCGGAGAGCGACGCCATAATGGTGGGCATTGGCACGGTCCTCGCCGATGACCCCTCCCTTACCGTCAAGTCTCCCACGCTCAGGGAGATGAGGACGAAGCGGGGGGTGGAGGAGAACCCCGTGCGGGTCGTGGTGGACAGTACGCTCCGCTGCCCGGCCGATGCATCGGTCCTTCACAAGGGGGGAGGGAGAAGGGTCATCGCCTGCACCAATCGTGCAGACCCGGAAAAGGTGACGCTCCTCGGTGAGTACGCGACGGTCATCCGGGCGGGAGGGGATCGTGTCGACCTGAAGGTGCTCCTCTCCAGCCTGTACGACATGGGGATCCGCAGGCTGATGGTCGAGGGAGGGGGGACCCTGATCTGGGCCCTTTTCGAGGCGGACCTGGTGGACGAACTGACCTGTTTCGTAGGGAATATTATCATCGGCGGGGCGAGCGCGCCCACCCTGGCGGACGGAACCGGGTTCACACGGGAAGACGCATTTATACGCCTTGACCTTGAATCTGCCGTGCGGATCGAGGAAGGAGTCCTGCTCACCTGGAGGGTCAGAAGATAG
- a CDS encoding protease inhibitor I42 family protein, with the protein MKRSAIFLMAGLLVLGSLFVSAAAADLQGVGLETRNSMTVSQGATITVTLSENPSTGYSWVMNATSGLKLVDDTYTKLENDRFGAEGQHEWVYLAAAPGLQEVRGEYKRPFEEGVARNYLLTVLVVEKPDSGSGYIYIPPTSVPTVTPTVTPTPVSPSFQDHGSSAAELIKKFQSNEKKITFPVMRPSTWPFIIFHT; encoded by the coding sequence ATGAAGAGAAGTGCAATATTCCTGATGGCCGGCCTGCTGGTGCTGGGATCGCTTTTCGTCTCCGCTGCAGCCGCAGACCTGCAGGGGGTCGGACTTGAGACCCGGAACAGCATGACCGTCTCGCAGGGCGCGACGATCACGGTAACACTCAGTGAAAACCCGTCGACCGGGTACAGCTGGGTGATGAACGCAACGAGCGGGCTGAAACTCGTAGATGATACCTATACTAAACTCGAGAACGATCGTTTCGGTGCAGAGGGACAACACGAATGGGTCTACCTGGCAGCCGCACCCGGCCTCCAGGAAGTTCGTGGTGAGTATAAGAGGCCCTTCGAGGAGGGAGTCGCCAGGAATTACCTGCTCACCGTCCTTGTCGTTGAAAAGCCGGATTCCGGGAGCGGCTATATCTATATTCCCCCGACTTCCGTACCGACCGTCACTCCCACGGTGACACCCACCCCGGTATCCCCTTCCTTCCAGGACCATGGGTCGTCCGCGGCAGAACTGATAAAAAAGTTCCAGAGCAACGAGAAGAAGATCACGTTTCCGGTAATGCGGCCGTCAACCTGGCCGTTCATCATTTTCCACACATGA
- a CDS encoding DHH family phosphoesterase: MDFLKKTSRDKAAGAGKSGIGEMIASRETGVVHLTHNDLDAVGADAIHRMKFGKIVSVFCSVGSFPSILGQISGIHGNGDLLSISDLGFQQQAVAPLKNLKTNGWRIEWRDHHRWKDEELRIAGEIVDLLSVDVTTCGCGLCARDLMPGDPQAAEVARVVCDYDLWKHEDPRSAVLGIVLQKRKNRDYVRDAMVKGVLSDETIEREYREISDEMEAMMEKSERRAVVMGSRYRIVLAPLYGYPSETAARLRKDLSSDMEVLISPGGRFSLRSVPPISHLIAREFNGGGHPNAAGGSFDFSLWEKFLFWLRGKNSKFDRFVKIAESIE, encoded by the coding sequence GTGGATTTTCTGAAAAAGACTTCACGGGATAAAGCGGCAGGAGCGGGGAAGAGCGGAATCGGGGAGATGATCGCGTCACGAGAGACCGGGGTGGTGCACCTGACCCATAACGATCTCGATGCAGTAGGGGCGGATGCAATCCACCGGATGAAATTCGGGAAAATCGTCAGCGTCTTCTGCTCCGTGGGGAGTTTTCCCTCGATCCTCGGGCAGATCAGCGGTATCCATGGAAACGGGGACCTGCTCAGTATAAGCGACCTCGGGTTCCAGCAGCAGGCGGTCGCACCGCTGAAAAACCTGAAGACGAACGGATGGCGTATAGAATGGCGGGACCATCACCGGTGGAAAGATGAGGAACTCCGCATCGCCGGTGAGATCGTCGACCTGCTCTCGGTCGATGTCACCACCTGCGGGTGCGGATTGTGTGCGAGGGACCTTATGCCGGGCGATCCGCAGGCCGCGGAGGTGGCACGGGTGGTATGTGACTATGACCTGTGGAAACACGAGGACCCCCGTTCGGCGGTTCTCGGGATCGTGCTGCAGAAGCGGAAGAACCGCGATTATGTAAGGGATGCCATGGTGAAGGGAGTCCTGTCGGACGAGACGATCGAACGGGAATACAGGGAGATCAGCGATGAGATGGAGGCAATGATGGAGAAGAGCGAAAGGAGGGCAGTCGTAATGGGGAGCAGGTACAGGATCGTACTCGCACCCCTCTACGGGTATCCCAGCGAGACCGCGGCCCGTCTCAGAAAAGACCTCTCTTCCGATATGGAAGTCCTGATATCGCCCGGCGGACGGTTTTCACTCAGGTCCGTCCCCCCGATAAGCCACCTCATCGCCCGGGAATTTAACGGTGGCGGACACCCCAATGCCGCGGGAGGGTCGTTCGATTTTTCGTTATGGGAGAAATTCCTCTTCTGGTTGCGCGGGAAAAATTCAAAATTCGACAGGTTCGTGAAGATCGCAGAATCTATTGAGTGA
- a CDS encoding tellurite resistance TerB family protein, giving the protein MGIFDKLTGSKNVQLTPKSALVLSALTVVAADGVIDEAELGDLAKIVRGDKKAIDTAIQVLRTTPLPEAIDMVNNCLDEKQKISTIAILADLAMADGVLVGNEQKLLQQYAEKFGISEAVLKPIVDTIALKNDFSIFS; this is encoded by the coding sequence ATGGGAATTTTTGACAAGCTTACAGGAAGCAAAAATGTGCAGCTGACCCCGAAATCAGCCCTGGTCCTCTCCGCCCTTACCGTAGTCGCGGCGGACGGGGTAATCGACGAGGCCGAACTCGGAGACCTCGCAAAGATTGTCCGCGGTGATAAAAAGGCCATAGACACCGCTATTCAGGTTCTTCGAACAACCCCGCTGCCGGAAGCAATCGATATGGTGAACAACTGCCTTGACGAGAAACAGAAAATCTCCACCATCGCGATCCTCGCAGACCTCGCAATGGCCGACGGAGTGCTCGTGGGCAACGAGCAGAAACTGCTGCAGCAGTACGCGGAGAAGTTCGGAATTTCCGAAGCAGTACTCAAGCCCATTGTAGACACAATCGCATTGAAAAACGATTTTTCAATCTTTTCCTGA
- the metG gene encoding methionine--tRNA ligase, translating to MSDQPLLVTCGLPYTNGPCHIGHLRTYVPADFYVRYMRRCGERVVFVCGSDNHGTPIVVSAEMEGISPREMSQRYHDHFDRTFKRMQVCFDHFGMTDDPTNHDRTRQIVSSLIGNGYVYSQVVKQSYCTRCRRFLPDRYVEGICPHCGTPARGDECDQGCGRHLEPGEIQEPTCKVCGTKAEFRDQEHYFFRLSDFRDFLLEYLPGLKGTLNARNYALGWVKDELHDWCITRTLEWGVKFPGRDDLVVYVWVDAPIGYISFTEEWAKITGNDWKEFWCGENRITHFIGGDIIYHHCIFWPALLKGAGYGLPHAVVASGMVKVDDHKFSKSRGYVVWTNEDYLDRGLSPDYLRYYLLSYTNHTKELNFSWTVFQERVNNELVNTLGNFIYRSLYFANKEFSGIPDDPVDALVLEEVKCALAAVDSAMREYEFKNAIDAMMGLAAFGNNYIQSNAPWKLVKTDRDQARKVIKNCLFLVRALALLFEPVIPEKSQKVWEALGYTDQAGSHLLRDATDPLLGGAIPVPAPLFEKLEDGLIAELDLLLQKRVKEAGAPPAPKMEEISIEDFCRMDIRIGKILKAEPIPKSKKLLRLIVDLGQEKRQIVSGIAQFYTPEDLVGQQVAVLANLAPATIFGVESRGMILAAGDTASLLVPLTVVEPGTKIR from the coding sequence ATGAGTGATCAACCGCTGCTGGTGACCTGCGGACTCCCTTATACCAACGGTCCGTGCCATATCGGGCATTTGAGGACCTACGTGCCGGCCGATTTTTACGTGCGCTATATGCGGCGGTGCGGTGAGCGGGTAGTTTTTGTCTGTGGCTCGGATAACCATGGGACCCCTATCGTGGTCAGCGCGGAGATGGAGGGGATCTCCCCCCGTGAGATGTCCCAACGGTATCACGACCATTTCGACCGGACATTCAAACGGATGCAGGTCTGCTTCGATCACTTCGGGATGACCGATGATCCCACCAATCACGATCGCACGCGGCAGATCGTCTCCTCCCTTATAGGGAACGGGTATGTCTATTCCCAGGTGGTCAAGCAGAGTTACTGCACCCGGTGCAGGAGGTTCCTCCCAGACCGTTACGTGGAGGGGATATGTCCCCATTGCGGGACTCCCGCCAGAGGTGACGAGTGTGACCAGGGGTGCGGTCGTCACCTGGAACCCGGCGAGATCCAGGAGCCGACCTGCAAAGTTTGCGGTACGAAGGCCGAGTTCCGCGACCAGGAGCATTATTTTTTCCGGCTGAGCGATTTCAGGGATTTCCTGCTCGAATACCTCCCTGGCCTGAAGGGAACCCTGAACGCAAGAAATTATGCCCTGGGCTGGGTGAAAGACGAGCTTCACGACTGGTGTATCACCAGGACTCTCGAATGGGGGGTCAAGTTCCCGGGAAGAGACGACCTTGTCGTGTATGTCTGGGTCGACGCCCCTATCGGATACATCTCCTTCACCGAGGAATGGGCGAAAATAACCGGAAACGACTGGAAAGAATTCTGGTGCGGGGAAAATCGCATCACCCACTTCATCGGCGGGGACATCATCTACCACCATTGCATCTTCTGGCCTGCGTTGTTGAAAGGAGCGGGTTACGGCCTCCCCCATGCGGTGGTTGCGAGCGGGATGGTGAAGGTCGACGACCACAAGTTCTCCAAGTCCAGAGGTTACGTGGTGTGGACTAACGAGGATTACCTTGACCGCGGGCTCTCTCCCGACTACCTCCGGTACTACCTTCTTTCGTACACCAATCACACCAAGGAACTGAACTTTTCCTGGACTGTGTTCCAGGAGCGGGTCAATAACGAACTGGTCAATACCCTTGGCAATTTCATCTATCGGAGCCTTTATTTCGCCAATAAAGAGTTTTCAGGGATACCCGATGACCCCGTCGACGCACTCGTTCTCGAAGAGGTGAAATGCGCACTTGCGGCGGTAGACTCCGCGATGAGGGAGTACGAGTTCAAGAACGCAATCGATGCCATGATGGGACTCGCCGCATTCGGCAACAACTACATCCAGTCCAATGCTCCATGGAAACTGGTCAAGACCGATCGCGACCAGGCGCGGAAGGTCATCAAGAACTGCCTCTTCCTGGTCCGGGCTCTCGCATTGCTTTTCGAGCCGGTGATCCCGGAGAAATCCCAGAAGGTCTGGGAGGCGCTCGGGTATACGGACCAGGCAGGTTCCCATCTCCTTCGGGACGCAACCGATCCTCTCCTTGGGGGCGCAATCCCCGTTCCGGCACCGCTTTTCGAGAAGCTCGAGGACGGTCTTATCGCCGAGCTCGATCTCCTCCTCCAGAAACGGGTAAAGGAGGCCGGAGCTCCACCGGCCCCGAAAATGGAGGAGATATCGATCGAGGATTTCTGCAGGATGGATATCCGGATCGGTAAGATCCTGAAGGCCGAACCGATTCCAAAATCCAAAAAACTTTTGAGACTTATCGTGGATTTGGGCCAGGAGAAACGGCAGATCGTGAGCGGTATCGCCCAGTTCTATACCCCGGAGGATCTGGTGGGACAGCAGGTCGCGGTACTGGCGAACCTTGCCCCGGCGACGATCTTCGGGGTGGAGAGCAGAGGAATGATCCTCGCCGCCGGCGATACCGCCTCCCTCCTGGTCCCGCTCACTGTTGTGGAACCGGGTACGAAAATTCGTTAA
- a CDS encoding SLC13 family permease — MVLGLVFLLIAIRQVGRYRFRIWQIMLFGAVIVLITGQISPVEALASINPEVMIFLFGMFVVGGALVESGSLSAIAYSIFRHARTGNQLILFILFGLGFFSAVLMNDTIAVIGTPLVLALAGTFGVSPKGTLLALCTAITIGSIPSPIGNPQNVLVASYAGFANPFVTFAVYLAIPTLISLVIAYLLLGRLYRFSSPEEQVQISIPEIIDPALARLAKISLLLVFGLSGMNILAGFGIFPFTFPLSLIAVVAALPVLLGSGKRFRILASIDWGTLVFFVSMFILMESVYLSGIIQQFLTSGTITGIPAIFCSSVLVSQLVSNVPFVALFYPLIAGAGLPTAQILALAAGSTLAGTLTILGAASNVIVIQSAERHGIELSFWEFLRLGIPLTALSGVVYVIFLLLFS; from the coding sequence GTGGTTCTCGGGCTGGTATTTCTTCTCATCGCGATCAGGCAGGTGGGAAGATACCGGTTCAGGATATGGCAGATCATGCTCTTCGGGGCAGTGATAGTCCTGATCACAGGACAGATCAGTCCGGTCGAAGCGCTCGCTTCCATCAACCCGGAAGTTATGATCTTCCTGTTCGGGATGTTCGTAGTGGGCGGGGCGCTTGTTGAGAGCGGATCTCTCTCCGCCATCGCCTATAGTATTTTCAGGCACGCCCGCACGGGAAACCAGCTGATCCTGTTTATCCTGTTCGGGCTTGGCTTTTTCTCTGCGGTGCTGATGAACGACACGATCGCCGTCATCGGGACCCCCCTGGTCCTCGCCCTTGCCGGGACGTTCGGGGTCTCCCCGAAGGGGACACTCCTCGCACTCTGCACCGCAATTACCATTGGCAGCATACCGAGCCCCATTGGGAACCCGCAGAATGTCCTGGTGGCGAGTTATGCGGGATTTGCCAATCCCTTCGTAACGTTCGCGGTATATCTCGCCATTCCCACCCTTATCAGCCTGGTTATCGCCTACCTTCTCCTGGGCCGCCTGTACCGGTTCTCATCCCCGGAGGAACAGGTGCAGATTTCGATCCCCGAAATAATAGACCCGGCTCTTGCCCGGCTGGCAAAGATCTCGCTGCTTCTTGTCTTCGGCCTGTCAGGAATGAATATACTGGCAGGATTCGGGATATTTCCGTTTACATTCCCCCTCTCGCTCATCGCGGTCGTTGCGGCCCTCCCCGTCCTCCTGGGATCAGGGAAACGGTTCAGGATCCTCGCTTCGATAGACTGGGGCACCCTCGTCTTTTTTGTGTCGATGTTTATCCTCATGGAGAGTGTGTACCTGTCGGGTATCATCCAGCAGTTCCTCACTTCGGGGACAATTACCGGGATACCCGCAATATTCTGTTCGAGCGTCCTGGTGAGCCAGCTGGTCTCGAATGTTCCCTTCGTGGCGCTCTTCTACCCCCTCATCGCCGGGGCAGGACTTCCCACCGCCCAGATCCTTGCGCTCGCAGCGGGGAGCACCCTCGCAGGGACCCTCACGATCCTCGGGGCGGCGAGCAACGTGATTGTGATCCAGAGCGCCGAACGTCATGGGATAGAACTTTCATTCTGGGAATTCCTGCGGCTGGGAATCCCCCTCACTGCCCTTTCCGGGGTGGTATACGTGATCTTCCTCCTGCTCTTCTCATGA
- a CDS encoding bile acid:sodium symporter family protein, producing the protein MTQFDPFFIAIGTLGVLIFVITSMLGMGFGLTFSQILTPLRNRTLVIMSLVANFVLVPILALLIVRIIPLSEGLQIGLILVGFAAGAPFLPKLVQMAKGGMAFTAGLMVLLMVVTIAYLPIVLPLVLTGVQVNPWEIAQSLIVLMLIPLAVALLIRARYEEVAKGLIPTMNMAANLSLAAMFIGYFVGYWDVTYGVLGTGGILVSILLVVGAVIIGYLLGGTDKDNKKVLALGTGQRNLAAAFAVASSNFAADPEVLIEVMDVAVIGFIILMIIAGELGRRSARGAGKSVTAT; encoded by the coding sequence ATGACCCAGTTCGATCCTTTCTTCATCGCCATTGGTACTTTGGGCGTGCTGATATTCGTGATTACCAGCATGCTCGGTATGGGGTTTGGCCTGACCTTCTCCCAAATCCTGACCCCGCTTCGGAATAGAACGCTGGTCATCATGTCTCTCGTTGCCAATTTCGTTCTCGTGCCTATCCTGGCTTTATTGATCGTGAGAATCATCCCACTCTCCGAGGGACTGCAGATCGGCCTGATTCTGGTTGGTTTCGCCGCAGGGGCGCCATTCCTGCCAAAGCTGGTCCAGATGGCGAAAGGCGGCATGGCGTTCACCGCAGGGCTGATGGTCCTCCTGATGGTGGTAACCATCGCCTACCTGCCCATAGTCCTGCCACTCGTGTTGACCGGAGTGCAGGTCAATCCGTGGGAGATCGCCCAGAGCTTGATCGTGCTCATGCTGATTCCGCTCGCTGTCGCCCTGTTAATTCGAGCCAGGTATGAAGAGGTGGCCAAGGGCCTGATCCCCACTATGAACATGGCAGCCAACCTGTCCCTCGCGGCAATGTTCATCGGATATTTTGTGGGTTATTGGGATGTAACCTACGGAGTTCTTGGAACCGGTGGAATTCTGGTGTCCATTCTCCTGGTGGTAGGCGCGGTTATCATAGGGTACCTGCTGGGGGGGACCGATAAAGACAATAAAAAGGTTCTCGCACTCGGGACGGGTCAACGAAATTTGGCCGCGGCGTTTGCCGTTGCCTCCAGCAATTTTGCCGCCGATCCGGAAGTACTGATAGAAGTAATGGACGTAGCGGTAATTGGATTTATCATCCTGATGATCATTGCGGGAGAGCTTGGCAGGCGAAGTGCACGGGGGGCTGGGAAGAGCGTTACGGCGACATAA
- a CDS encoding CPBP family intramembrane glutamic endopeptidase, with amino-acid sequence MEVQKPGILPGFIVRHPIGGAVYFLILFLLVGTLGGAVGILVTGSTLTLVAIAEGSAGIVGILFILRLGWVRRAGYATSGRLGDVPLYILPAGIALLSLSEGTVEFSAVTVLYFLAVALVIGVSEETYFRGLMLQSLVSLGMFRTVMISAALFALPHLLNALSGAWDPGFTLADSFAAFGLGVAFAAILFRTGTIWPVVGIHSLTDFTALLSGGTLFVPAQSPIQLATVAGAGLLALMYGLFLIRPGKEIRLHSSVYYET; translated from the coding sequence ATGGAGGTACAGAAGCCCGGGATTCTTCCGGGGTTTATCGTGAGGCACCCGATCGGCGGAGCGGTATACTTTCTGATCCTGTTCCTGCTCGTCGGAACACTTGGAGGAGCCGTCGGGATCCTTGTGACCGGAAGCACGCTCACACTGGTCGCGATCGCCGAGGGGTCTGCGGGAATCGTAGGAATTCTGTTTATCTTACGTCTCGGATGGGTGAGGCGGGCAGGATACGCAACATCCGGGAGGCTGGGCGACGTTCCGCTGTATATCCTGCCCGCGGGAATTGCCCTCCTCTCGCTCTCGGAAGGGACCGTGGAATTTTCCGCCGTTACAGTGCTGTATTTCCTTGCGGTGGCGCTGGTCATCGGCGTATCGGAGGAGACCTATTTCAGGGGACTGATGCTTCAGTCCCTGGTCTCCCTGGGCATGTTCAGGACCGTTATGATTTCAGCTGCCCTGTTCGCATTGCCCCACCTCCTCAACGCCCTCTCCGGGGCATGGGACCCGGGCTTTACCCTTGCAGACAGTTTTGCCGCGTTCGGCCTGGGGGTCGCGTTCGCCGCCATTCTTTTCAGGACCGGCACGATCTGGCCGGTCGTAGGGATTCATTCCCTGACCGATTTCACCGCACTGCTCTCCGGAGGGACGCTCTTTGTCCCGGCCCAGTCGCCGATCCAGCTCGCAACAGTTGCGGGGGCAGGACTTCTGGCACTGATGTACGGCCTGTTTCTCATTCGGCCCGGAAAAGAGATCCGTTTGCATTCATCCGTATACTACGAAACCTGA